Below is a window of 'Nostoc azollae' 0708 DNA.
TGTAAAAAGGCTCGGATGTTAGCTTTATAAGCGGCATTATCCAAACCAAAATTGCTCTTACTTCGTTGGAGGTCGATTTGGCGTTGTAGAGCCTTAACGCGATCGCTTGCTCCAGGATGTGTACTCAAAAAGCTAGGAACTGAACTTCTTCCTTGGAGCTTTTTCATAAACGAAACCATTGCTGAGGGAGAATAACCTGCTCGTGTTAAAGTTCTTAATCCTCTTGCATCTGCATCATATTCATCTTGTCGACTAAGTGGGCGATTGAGTGCTAAATCTACACCAATACCTACTGCTTTATTTCTATCTAAACCAACTGCTGTAGCTACACCAGTTGCTATCGCTCTTTGTCGCATTTGCTTGACCAAATGTTTACCCCCAATGTGACCAATTTCATGGCCAATGACACTAGCGAGTTCAGCCTCATTATCCGCAGTTTTCAGCAAACCTGTATTGATATAAAGGAAACCACCCACAGTAGCAAAAGCATTAACAGCTTCATCCTCAACCACTTGAAAGGTATAAGGAATATTTGGGCGATCGCTATTAGCAGCTAATCGTTTCCCAATCTGTTCCACATAACTTGTAAGCTGTTGATTGCGGGAAATTCTCACCTCTTGGTGCAACTCATCATTCATCTGCTTACCAAGCTCAACTTCCTGAAGTTCGGATATATTAGACAACTGAAGTATTTGAGACCCTTGAAATAAAAGTGGTAATAAATCTATAGCTCTAGTTGGTTGAAGTGTACTCAAGCACAAAGTCAGAGTAACACTTAGAAAAATCAACGGATACAAACAATACCGCCGCCATAAACGATAACTTGCCAAAAATCGATTCCAGTTAATCATCATCCAATAAAAAGAGACTTGTGTGAGATCTTAATAAAGAGAGGACGTATTTACAACTCACTAAGTTGCATTCTCAACTCAATACCTATACATAAATACAGATCACATATGAGAACAAAGGTTACTGCGGAAGCGCCAAACCCGTCCCTTAGTGCCTGTAATTAAAACAACCATATCAAATCCTGAATAGCAAGTCAGAAACCTCCTAGTACCGCCGTGAATTCAAAATGCTTCTTTCAGAAGAGCTACCCTAACAAAATCTCTCCTTCGGAGACCCTACGCGAACAAAATTCAAAATGAATACGGCGTGAGCTTTTGGGAGATTTGGAATCGTTGGTTTATTTAGGCCTTACTGTACTAGTAATGGGGAAAATTCTCTCTCCATTACTCGGTTCAAACAGAAATAAATGATCTCAATCTAATTGCAAATTCAAACGTTCTCCTGGATGTAAACCCACACCCCCAGCGACCTGTACAGTTATAAAACCAAAAGAATCAGGTAAACTAGCACTAATCAAAGTTTCCCTGCCCAAAGATTCAATAATTTCAACTTCTACAAGCAAATCACTTACTTCTTCTTCTCTGTATTCTCCGCTTCTCTGTGGTATCGTGCGGGAAGTGCCTTGCGCGTCTACCTTAATATAAATATGGTCAGGACGAATACCCAAGTTACAAATTTGTTCTGGGTGTAAATTTAAAGCATTTTTAATATTTTCAGGAATTGCTAATAACTGTCCGCTAATATCAAAGTTATTACCTTTATAGATGGCGGGTACAATATTCATGGGTGGATTACCCAAAAAACTTGCTACCATTTCATTAGCGGGTAAAGCATAAATGCTTTGAGGATCGCCAATTTGTTGAATTCTGCCGCGACTTAGCACCACAATTTTATCAGCCAAAGTCATGGCTTCAAATTGGTCATCGTTGACGTAAATTGTCGCAATTCCTAATTGTAGTTGTTTTAATTCTGCTCTTGTATCATCTCATAATTGAGCATCTAAATTAGATAAAGGTTCATCCAGTAGAAGTAGTTATGGTTGACGTGCGAGCGCTCTCCCTAATGCTACCCGTTGTTTTTGCCCTCCAGAAAGTCGTTGAGGCTTTCTGTCTAAGAGATTTTCGAGAGATAGAGATTGCGCAACAGTCAATAGTCGTTCTTGAATAATTTTCCGGTCAACCTTCCGCATTTCTAACCCAAAGGCTATATTTTGGGCTACGGTTTTATGGGGATAAAGGGCATAGTTTTGGAATACCATCGCCACATCACGCGCTCTTGCTGGTATATCATTAACCAAGCGATCAC
It encodes the following:
- a CDS encoding M48 family metallopeptidase, with the protein product MINWNRFLASYRLWRRYCLYPLIFLSVTLTLCLSTLQPTRAIDLLPLLFQGSQILQLSNISELQEVELGKQMNDELHQEVRISRNQQLTSYVEQIGKRLAANSDRPNIPYTFQVVEDEAVNAFATVGGFLYINTGLLKTADNEAELASVIGHEIGHIGGKHLVKQMRQRAIATGVATAVGLDRNKAVGIGVDLALNRPLSRQDEYDADARGLRTLTRAGYSPSAMVSFMKKLQGRSSVPSFLSTHPGASDRVKALQRQIDLQRSKSNFGLDNAAYKANIRAFLQ